aTGAGCGTTGAAGTTGATCTCAGATGGATTTTTTCTTCTCATCAAACAGAAGATTTCATATTTcttcaaactgtttcttctcttGTCCAGCTGCACTTCACCTGACGTCCCAGTGTGACACTCCAGGCAGCTACTTTAACATTAAACTGGGTTGGATGGTGTTTCGTTGATAAGGTTCATTGATGAGCAGCATCAGTCTCAGACGTGGGGTTTTAACACCTGCAGATGAATGTTTACATCCTGGTTCTTCTTATTCACTGATGTTTGACACCTGATTAAAAACTTGAGTAGCATTTCTTCAGGCAGCTTTATGAACTCATGATTGAAGCATGGTAATGACTTTAAACTGTGGCCTTGTGAGATGGTGATGGTGAGAAATTAAAGTCTTTTTCCAGATCGATTGATTTTGATTCTTTGATTTCAGTAAGGTTAACATGTTTTCTggtgtataatataatataatatataataatataatataggtCTTACAcaataacaaatgttttttaaagcatttgCGCTTTTCTTATCTCAAGTTGTTCCTATACATTATTACCTTTAACTTTATATATAGATCACTTGTATATTTTAATGTGTCAGACCAAACTTTTTTCCAGTTCTGGTTTTATGTAATTTTATTGAAGAGTCTGGACCGGAAACAGAAGCTCTTTGCTTTAATTTGAAAGGGCTGACGGGATGTGTGTCCCTCTCTAAATGAATCTGTGACCCCTCTCCTCTGGAGGAGTGACGTCATGCGGCTGCCTCCTCGGTGTGTGTCCGAAATGATGACTCCTCCGCACGGTCACAGTTAAACCTCCACCCCGCTGCCGTTCATCCCCCGTCGGTAAGAACCGGAGCCGAGTCCCGGTGATGATTCAGCTGCGGTTTCATGGCTGAGCTAACTGAGCTAACAGATCTAACCAGagcagctaacagctaacagagCAGCCAATAGAGCAGCCACCTGAGCTAATTAAGGTTAACAGAGCAGCTAACAGAGCAGCCAATAGAGCAGTCACCTGAGCTATCTTAAGCTAACAGAGCAGCTAACTGAGCTAACAGTGCAGCCAATAGAGCATTCACCTGAGCTAATTTAAGCTAACAGAGCTAATAGAGCAGCTTACAGATGTTATTTTTCTGTTAATCAACCAATTCATCAACTATGTTTCAACTCTATcataaaatgtgtaaatattcaGAATTAATCATTAAGTCTCCAGGTTTTTGTAAGATTTCAGTTTCCTTGGAACAAGAAAACGacttgaaatatacaatttataattattaagattaagatgcacttattagtcccaaacacatgcacagacatgcaaagacacactcatgcaggtagggaaatttaacctctgcttttgacccatctggtgcaggacacacagagcagggagcgaccatgtacggcgctcggggagcagatgttgggggagtaaggtgccttgctcaggggcactagacagggtagggagacttttggatttttggacagatcaatccaggttcgtcttttgttgtctctccgtggagtcgaaccagagaccttctctgcccatagtccaagtttttgccactagaccaccgcctctccctttttttttttttttttttttttgaaacaGGACATCATATTTTGATACAGATAAATAagctaaataaacatttctgtgaCAATTTTCCATTGTCCAttgattaaatgattaatttctTCAGCACTAATCTTCagttttctctttcctttttgcGGGTGTAGCGTGATGCAGCAGAAGTTGTGTTCCAGGGGTTGTAGTTCTTTCCTCTTAGAGCGGAATGGCCAGGCCTGCGGCGCTGGCACCGACCCCATCACCTGCTGCGACCTCCCCTTCCGCTGCCCCCGCTGTGGCGAGCTGGAGCGCTTCCACAGCCTGGCCTCGCTCCGCGCCCACCTGGAGTACCGCCACTCGTACCACTCACCGGACGTGgacaacagcagcttcagcatCACTGGCCAACTCCCTGACCCACTGACAGCAGCGATTCCCTGGCACGACATGAGCCTCCCGACAcgcagggggcagcagagcaCATGGCGGCCACCCCACGTACGCTCCCTCAGTGACAGCAGGGACAGCGGGTACCTGCACTCCTACAGGTCTGTGAGGAGGCGGACCCAGAGCGTCGGGGTGGGTACGCaggcagaggatgaggaggcagaggaagatgaagactacgaagatgatgaggatgaagaggacgaggaggaagacgaagagagagatggaggcagaaATGAAGAGGatattaaaatggaaaagtcAGATTCAGGATACCATAACTTCCTGTTTCGTCCTCTTGCTCATCTCGGACAACCGGCAGACCTGGACACGGATCCAGACCTGAACCTGGTCGGTGCGTTGGGTTTTCTTACTTTTTATTGATGTGGGTTTTTAGGTCGTTTAATGTTGATCAGAAGACATTTCAGTGACCTGCAGTGACTCATTTCCTGTCCTGTAACCACCAGAGCAGAACTACTACGCTGGACTGGAGACAGCGGCGGCCTCGGCGGCAGTGCGGCGGCGACTGGCCAGCATCCTGCGGGCGGCCGACAGCACCATGCAGCGGCGGCTGGCCAAGGTGAGCACGGAGCTGGCCCAGAcggacacagagctgctgtgtgaaCGCGCTCACTCGCAGCACCTGGCCCAGGAGAGGCAGGAGGTGGCGGAGCGGGAGCGGTCGCTGAGCCGGCAGGTGGACGTCGCCGTGATGGTGATCGCCGCGATGAGGGAGCAGCTCAACGCCTCCGAGAACGAACTGGAACGACGAGAGAGGTGAACAGAAGTGGactcattgtgtgtttctgataaATGAACGTAGATGAAGAACACCTGAGGCAGCATTGGCATTTGagatgcattatgggtaatgTAGGAGCTAgggtttgagagagagagaacgtctCTGGTTCTGCTGAGGAGCTTTCCTCTAACCTGCTAATTTGTCTGTGCACGTGCAGGAGACCAATGGAATTAAGGGTAATTTGCTCCCAGTACTACTCAATTCACCTCTACACTGTAATGAAAAACGCTCAGTCAATAAATGTTTACAGTAATAACCagagtgaaaaaaaactaatgagGTTAATCATTTAGCCACAATAACGACGACTGAGTTTAAGATTTAGTCTCTTATTCCTTATTCTCAACTCAAGGGGCATTATGGGTATTATTCTCATATTATCTgctcacattgtgtttgtttttccagggAGGTGATAACCATCCAGAAGTTTCTGGAAGCAGTGGCGCGACAGGAGACGAGTGGTAAAGTTCGAATCCAACGCTTCATCGAGGACCTGCTTAGACGCATTGCTCTGGCCGAGAGGCTGGTGGAGTACTACCAGGTTAACGGCAGTCCGCCCCAGTGCAACCACTACAAGGTACAACGACATGAACATgcacaaaaacactcacacacaaacacctcaggTGTGCACAATTACTGCTCGCTCACATTCTCTGCATCTCTCAGCAGCAGTAAACGCTGAAGAATGAGAGAGTTGTTGCAAGAGGCAGTTTGTGCACAGTGACTATGTTGATGTCAATGCACAGGAATGTACTGAGAGTCCGGACGTTGACATGGGATTTCAATGTACAGTTAGAAAAAGTACATGCAAAAGGATCCAGGATCAGCACAAtgacagagagatgaagaaatCAATATGACCTCATCATATCTGACAACTGATGTGCATGCAAAGTCATTGAAATACTTTGGAGCAGTTGAGGATGGAAATATATGTAAACGAAATACCGCAAAAATCAAATTGCATTTCTCACGAAGTGCTCTACAAGGTACaatgacatgaacacacacacacacacagagaacttCAAACCACAGAGTTTGTGAAAAGTTGAAGAACTGTTTGCTGCTGGTCCTTGAGTCATGTCTCTTGTCTTctcagcaccaccagcagccaACTGATAACGGACCCCACAGAATCACTAAGAGCAGGTGAGCAAACCCTAACTCTGTGTCTCACTCCTGACCAACGACAGGTGATTCAATCAGTTGCAGGtctattgtgtttgtttttgtgcaaataagctcaaattaaaaaccttttgtaTGTTTCAACCACTTCACGGAGTAATTTTGGATCTCTGGTATTATTGATTTAGAAGACACACATGAAGCTCCCTTTTAAGTCCCTGTGGTTTACACAGACATGTCTTTCTTGTCGTTTCCAGGTCAGCAGGAGGTCAACTGTCCTCGTCTTGTTTCCACAACAGCAGGACGCCCTTGTCCTCCGTGTGCAGCGGCTGCCCTCCGTTCTCCACGCCGGGTGGGGAAAGAGACCGGGAGCGGGAGCACATGGAGCGGCTGGCCCAGTCGTCCAGGCTCTTCTGCCGACCCGAACACAGAGACGACATCTGGAACCACCAGCGCCGCCGGTCCGCCGGGTACGAGGCCTAGATGTGTAGGGAGACGCCAGGGAGAGGGGGGGTAAAACCTTTTTACACATGACTTTATTTCAGTATGATAATCTGTGGAAAAGTTCAGTAACCTCAAAGTCACATCAGGATTCTTTGGAAAAGTTACGGTTCAATCAATCCTTACTGAAGGAAACTGTGCAGattagtattattatatttaatatataattattattatttggacAATCTTCGTTTTCCCAGTGATGGTGGCGACTCGTCCTCTCCTCTGGTCGAACCCTCACATCTCGGCCTGGTTCTCCCTAAAACTCCCCATCAGTCCAGTTATCTTCCTCCTGTCTGTGCTTATTAAGGTCA
The Platichthys flesus chromosome 12, fPlaFle2.1, whole genome shotgun sequence DNA segment above includes these coding regions:
- the znf365 gene encoding protein ZNF365, with translation MQQKLCSRGCSSFLLERNGQACGAGTDPITCCDLPFRCPRCGELERFHSLASLRAHLEYRHSYHSPDVDNSSFSITGQLPDPLTAAIPWHDMSLPTRRGQQSTWRPPHVRSLSDSRDSGYLHSYRSVRRRTQSVGVGTQAEDEEAEEDEDYEDDEDEEDEEEDEERDGGRNEEDIKMEKSDSGYHNFLFRPLAHLGQPADLDTDPDLNLVEQNYYAGLETAAASAAVRRRLASILRAADSTMQRRLAKVSTELAQTDTELLCERAHSQHLAQERQEVAERERSLSRQVDVAVMVIAAMREQLNASENELERREREVITIQKFLEAVARQETSGKVRIQRFIEDLLRRIALAERLVEYYQVNGSPPQCNHYKHHQQPTDNGPHRITKSRSAGGQLSSSCFHNSRTPLSSVCSGCPPFSTPGGERDREREHMERLAQSSRLFCRPEHRDDIWNHQRRRSAGYEA